A DNA window from Rhineura floridana isolate rRhiFlo1 chromosome 11, rRhiFlo1.hap2, whole genome shotgun sequence contains the following coding sequences:
- the LOC133366424 gene encoding regenerating islet-derived protein 4-like, protein MGSIAYLSVFLASFLVSSPFVGAVKADTCAREWLQYQGNCYGYFESKMTWEEAEIECQSYHRGAHLASILTLAETLVVADHIFAYQTEPSNVWIGLHDVRHNGKWRWSDESTYNYKAWMLGAPKKLGKNEYCVELLRSVNFTKWNDAACHKQNAYICKHEL, encoded by the exons ATGGGGTCTATCGCTTACCTAAGTGTCTTCCTGGCCAGTTTCCTGGTTTCCAGCCCCTTTGTGGGAG CAGTGAAGGCTGACACCTGTGCCAGGGAGTGGCTGCAATACCAGGGCAACTGCTATGGATATTTTGAGAGTAAGATGACATGGGAAGAAGCTGAG ATTGAATGCCAAAGCTACCACCGCGGGGCACACCTTGCCTCTATTCTCACCCTTGCGGAGACTCTTGTGGTGGCCGATCACATCTTTGCTTACCAGACTGAACCCAGCAATGTGTGGATTGGACTGCATGATGTCCGGCAT AATGGAAAGTGGAGGTGGTCGGACGAGTCGACCTACAACTACAAAGCGTGGATGCTGGGGGCACCCAAGAAGCtggggaaaaatgagtattgCGTTGAGCTGCTGCGTTCCGTGA ATTTCACAAAATGGAATGATGCAGCATGCCACAAACAAAACGCCTACATCTGTAAGCACGAACTGTAG